A genomic stretch from Salarias fasciatus chromosome 18, fSalaFa1.1, whole genome shotgun sequence includes:
- the LOC115405613 gene encoding E3 ubiquitin-protein ligase TRIM39-like gives MSVTSCLLAEDQLLCCICLEVFTEPVTIPCGHNFCKSCITRNWNVNSCPCQCPLCKKQFKTRPELPVNTFISEIAAEFKQSAGKGGGGGGGLKTEEVRPGEVPCDICTGRKLKAVKSCLTCLASYCPVHLDPHQTSDRLKTHLLVDPVDNMEGRLCAEHQKPLELFCRHERVCVCSHCSVSTHSGHSIVSLKVEYEERRCELDCMEAALQKRIQKRQQQKQQMTLLKRHSQEDAEREIANGVQIFTALTQTAERGLNELIEKIERRQKRMDQEADGYIGELEGEMTTLRKRSEELQQLAHTQDYLQALQNFPASDAVLNSRMWTAVRVASPLYEGSAERAVAELERMLSREKQQLLHRDGLRRVQHYAVDLVLRPDTAHPWLVLSEDGKQVQSGEVRRDLPDNPERFSLYANVLAQQGFSCGRFYYEVQVSGKSDWTLGVASSSVNRKSIVPISPVNGFWTVSLRNGNQYLALASPVVGLPLASAPRRVGVFVSYEEGLVSFHDVDQAVRLYSFTNCCFSEELYPLFSPGLHHGGRNAAPLVIAPVSRDK, from the coding sequence ATGTCAGTGACCAGCTGCCTGCTGGCGGAGGACCAGCTCCTGTGCTGCATCTGCCTGGAGGTGTTCACCGAGCCTGTCACCATACCCTGCGGGCACAACTTCTGCAAAAGCTGCATCACACGGAACTGGAACGTCAACAGCTGTCCATGCCAGTGTCCTCTGTGCAAGAAGCAGTTCAAAACTCGGCCCGAGCTGCCTGTGAACACGTTCATCTCAGAGATCGCTGCCGAGTTCAAGCAGTCGGCCGGaaaggggggcggcggcggcggcggcttgaaGACCGAGGAGGTCAGACCGGGCGAGGTCCCCTGTGACATCTGCACAGGAAGGAAGCTGAAGGCCGTCAAGTCATGCCTGACCTGTCTGGCGTCGTACTGTCCCGTTCACCTGGATCCACACCAGACGTCCGACCGCCTGAAAACGCACCTCCTGGTCGACCCCGTGGACAACATGGAGGGCCGACTGTGTGCCGAGCACCAGAAGCCGCTGGAGCTGTTCTGCAGGCacgagcgcgtgtgtgtgtgctcgcacTGCAGTGTGTCGACGCACAGCGGCCACAGCATCGTTTCTCTGAAGGTTGAGTACGAGGAGAGGAGGTGCGAGCTGGACTGCATGGAGGCGGCGCTCCAAAAGAGGATCcagaagaggcagcagcagaagcagcagatgaCGCTGCTGAAACGACACAGCCAGGAGGacgcagagagagagatcgCAAACGGCGTCCAGATCTTCACCGCCCTGACGCAGACGGCAGAGAGAGGTCTGAACGAGCTGATCGAGAAGATCGAGAGGCGGCAGAAGAGGATGGATCAGGAGGCCGACGGCTACATCGGAGAGCTGGAGGGAGAAATGACCACGCTGAGGAAGCGgtcggaggagctgcagcagctggcacACACTCAGGATTATCTCCAGGCGCTCCAGAACTTCCCCGCCTCGGACGCCGTGCTGAACTCCAGGATGTGGACGGCGGTGCGGGTCGCCTCGCCGCTGTACGAGGGCAGCGCTGAGCGGGCGGTGGCTGAGCTGGAGAGGATGCTcagcagagagaagcagcagctgctgcacagagacGGCCTGAGGAGGGTGCAGCACTACGCCGTGGACCTGGTGCTCCGCCCCGACACAGCGCACCCCTGGCTCGTCCTGTCCGAGGACGGCAAACAGGTCCAGAGCGGCGAGGTGAGGAGGGACCTGCCGGACAACCCGGAGAGGTTCTCTCTGTACGCCAACGTCCTGGCACAGCAGGGCTTCTCCTGCGGACGCTTTTACTACGAGGTCCAGGTGTCCGGGAAGTCCGACTGGACTCTGGGAGTGGCCTCCAGCTCCgtcaacaggaagtccatcGTCCCCATCAGCCCCGTCAACGGCTTCTGGACCGTGTCTCTGAGGAACGGGAACCAGTACCTGGCTCTGGCCAGCCCCGTGGTCGGCCTGCCGCTGGCCTCGGCCCCTCGCAGGGTGGGGGTGTTCGTCAGTTACGAGGAGGGGCTGGTCTCCTTCCACGACGTGGACCAGGCCGTTCGCCTCTACTCCTTCACCAACTGCTGCTTCTCCGAGGAGCTCTACCCGCTCTTCAGCCCGGGGCTTCACCACGGCGGCCGGAACGCCGCCCCGCTGGTGATCGCACCCGTCAGCCGAGACAAGTAG
- the tmem70 gene encoding transmembrane protein 70, mitochondrial — MFCTQLLHGLKHPCVSRSCANIQVAVLRHAAQHSVRSLTGVKPLRAWGRSPRTLKQPPVSLAARWLWSAAPPEGGNLIYTGSLGTAVRGVKLFSYGTSGTSLVLMPQILLKTGIGVDNVALQVAFCTLIGIFTFLTPLLLHLFTKGYVLRLYHHPDRDAYTAVTYSAFLTETRSVFHQSQVRIPAVSKMFTTFYGNNRAFLVNPDHFAFPHDYNHLMGYDKPFSFSQEDVDQPDRS; from the exons ATTAAAACACCCGTGCGTCTCTCGGTCGTGCGCGAACATCCAGGTTGCGGTGCTGCGTCACGCTGCGCAGCATTCTGTCCGCAGTCTGACCGGCGTGAAGCCGCTCCGCGCGTGGGGAAGGTCACCACGCACACTGaagcag CCGCCCGTCTCTCTGGCCGCTCGCTGGCTCTGGTCTGCAGCTCCGCCTGAAGGCGGAAACCTCATTTACACAGGATCTCTGGGCACTGCTGTCCGCG GGGTGAAGCTGTTCTCGTACGGCACCAGCGGGACCAGCCTGGTCCTCATGCCTCAGATCCTCCTGAAGACGGGCATCGGGGTGGACAACGTGGCGCTGCAGGTGGCGTTCTGCACCCTCATCGGCATCTTCACCTTCCTCaccccgctgctcctccacctcttcaccAAAGGCTACGTCCTGCGTCTGTACCACCACCCGGACAGAGACGCCTACACGGCGGTCACCTACAGCGCCTTCCTCACCGAGACCCGGAGCGTCTTCCACCAGAGCCAGGTCCGCATCCCGGCCGTCAGCAAGATGTTCACCACCTTCTACGGCAACAACCGGGCGTTCCTGGTGAACCCGGACCACTTCGCTTTTCCGCACGACTACAACCACCTGATGGGCTACGACAAGCCCTTCAGCTTCAGCCAGGAAGACGTGGaccagccggaccggagctga